From the genome of Thermus tengchongensis:
CCTCCCCCTCATGGACCTGGCGGTGCCCCTCCTCTCCCTCCTGCCCTTCGCCCCCATCACCCGGGACCAGTACCTCATGCTGAAGGGAGGAAACACCGCCCCCTTCCCCGAGGCCCTAAGGGACCTCCTCCCGGCCCCCAAGCCCTTGGAGGAGGTCCTCCCCAGCTACCTCAGGTGCTAGGGAGCCCCCCTTGCGGGGCGCGTTCGTTTTCCAGACGGCAGGCGGGGCGGAGGCGCACCCCCAGGGCCGTGCCCAGCAGGGCGAACACCCCCCAGAGGGGCCCGTGCAAGCTGAAGGAGGCCGTGCCCCCCAGGTAGGCCCCGATGTTGCACCCCGCGGCCAGGCGGGCCCCGTAGCCCATGAGGACCCCGCCCAGGAAGACCCCCAGGTGGGTGGTCCAGGGGATGCGCCGCAGGTCCCGGAAGCGCAGCGCTCCCCCTAGGGCGGCCCCCAGGAAGGCCCCCAGAAAGAGGCCGAAGTTGGTCACGCTGGTGGGGTCCTTGAGGACGCTCTCCTGGAGCCGTTCGGCGAAGGCGGGGTTGTGGAAGAGGGCCCACTCCACCACGGGAAAGCCCAGGCCCTCCGCCAGCTTGCCTCCCCAAAGGGCGAAGGCCGCGGTCACCCCCCAGGGCCTTCCCTGGAGCAGGAGGAGAAGGAGGCTGCCCACCGCCAAGACGGCGGCCCCTCCCACCAGGCTCCAGGGCCCGAAGAGGGGGTGGGTGGCCTCCTTGCGGAGGAGGGGCTCCACCCTCCCGGTGCGCCGCCGCTCCACCCCCGCCACCATCAGGTAGAGGAGGCCCAGAAGCCCCAGCCAGAGGGCCAGGCCCAGGTAGGGGGAGGGGAACCAGGTGAGGGCGCTCCCCGGGGCCCAGGCGGGGAGGGCTTGCCAGAAGGGCAGGTGGAAGACCCCGAGGAGGGAGCCCACCATGAAACCCAGGAGAACCAGGATGCCGCGGGTGTCCCCGCTCCCCGTGTGGTAGAGGGTTCCCGAGGCGCAGCCGTCCCCGAGCTGCATCCCAACGCCGAAGAGGAAGGCCCCCACCAGGAGGGCCAGCCCCACGGGCACCACGAAGCCCTGCACCGGCTGGCCGAAGGCCTCCCCCTGCGCCAGGAAGGGGAAGAAGAGAAGGCACGCCAGGGCGAAGAGGAGGAAGTGGGCCCTAAGGAGCCGGCTTTCCCCCGTGAGCAGGAAGCGGCGGAAGCCCGAGGCGAAGCCGAACTTGGCGTGGAAGAGGGCCATGCCAAGGAGCACCGCCACCCAAAAGGCTGCAAGGAGCCTTACACCTGAAGCCTGGTAAACCGCCCAAGAGAGCCCTCCAGCGACCAGGAAAAAGAGGAGGAGGGGTAAAGGTTGGGGTCGCTCCGTCCGTTCCATGCCTCCATGGTACCCATGAGTGTGTAAAAGTCAAGGGTATATGGGCCTAAGCACCCGCACGCAAAGGTTGCTCCACCGGCCAAAAGCCAAAGTGACGTGTTCATGGCCTTTTTGGGGCCCCCGTTGTGGCGCAAGCCACGACGGGGTACTTAGGAAAGACCAACCCCAGGGTAGCTACCCTGGGATTCAAGCCCTTCAGAACCCTCAGAAGACGAAGTCCTCGAGGTACCAGCGCTCGGTCTTCTTGTGCTCCTCCTTGGGGTCCATCTTGGAGGCGTAGGCCAGCATGACGATCGTCTTCCTGCCCGGAACGATGTCCACGTCGGTGGGCTCCCCGGTTCTCAGCTTGCGGCTGAACTCCACCGTCCACTTGCCGCCCTCGTAGGTGGCTGCAACAGCGAGGATGGAGTTCTTGCCCCCTTCCCTTTCGTCCGCCACAGGGGCACCGGTGCGCTTGGTTTGGTACATGTCCAGGGCCACCAGCTTGCCCCCTTCCATGTAGAAGAGGTACTGGTCGGCCCCTTTCTTCTTGTCCGTCTTCTCCGCCAGGAAGCCGATGCCGATCCAGCCCTTGCTCTCGCCCTCGAGGGCCAAGTAGAGGGTATCCCCCACCACGCTCCAGTAGAGGGTGATGCCGCTTTTGTCGTGCTTGAAGCTCTTGGCGTACTCGCCCCCAGCGATCTTGCCGTCCACCTTGGGCGCTTGGGCCAGCGCCGCACCTAGGGCCAGAACCAGAAGCCAGACCAGAGCCTTTTTCATCGCTTACCTCCCTTTAGTCGCGTATGGTTATTCCCACCACGAAGGCCACCGCCCCCACGTGGGTGTGGGCCAAGGCCGCCAGAACCGGGCGGCTTCCCTCAAAGGCCTCCAGGAACCCCTTGAGGCTCCAAAGGCTCACCTCAGCGTCCTGGGCGTTCCATAGGAGGTGGTAGTAGGCGCCCACGATCCCGGTGAGGACGCTCACCAGCATCCACAGGAGAAAGGGGTAGCGCACCCACTTGCCCCGGTGGAAGAACATGAGGAGGGTTAGGGGAAAGCCCACCAGGGAAACGAAGAAGGGGATCCTGCTCTGCCAGCTTTCCATCCAGTGGTCCAGCACCCAGTGCTCCATGCCGTAGAAGGCGAAGCCCACCAGGGCGATGAGGAGGAAGGTGGAGCGCAGGAACTCCAGCACCCTCTCCTCTTCCGTCTGGGCTTTGATGAGGGCCTCTACCATGCCTTACCTCCCTTACCTCGCCCGGTATATGGCGAGAAGCCCGGTCACCCCCATGTGGGTGAAGGCCAGAGCCGCCAGCACCGGCCTGCTCCCCGCCATGGCCTCCATGGCGGCCTCAAACTCCCAGTCCACCTCCCCTTCGAAGTTCCAAAGGAGGTGGAAGTAGGCTCCCAAGACCCCCGTCAGCACCGAGGCCCACATGGTGAGGATGAAAGCCCAGCGCACCCAAGGGGTCTTGCGGTCAAAGAGCACCCACAGGGTGAGGGCAAAGCCTGGCACCGCCACGAAGAAGGGGATCTTGCTCTGCCAGCTCTCCGCCCAGTGGTCCAGGAGGAGGAGCTCCAGGGGGTACATGACCCACCCCACCAGGCAGAGCAGAAGCATCACCAGCCGGATGAACTCCAGGGCCCACTGGACTTGGTTCTGTGCGTTTCGGAGTGCGGGTATCACCGTTCGCCTCCTTACCCCTGCCTAAACCCTATCATAGGTATGCATGGGAAAGATGTCCCCCCGGAGGCCC
Proteins encoded in this window:
- a CDS encoding YeeE/YedE family protein — translated: MERTERPQPLPLLLFFLVAGGLSWAVYQASGVRLLAAFWVAVLLGMALFHAKFGFASGFRRFLLTGESRLLRAHFLLFALACLLFFPFLAQGEAFGQPVQGFVVPVGLALLVGAFLFGVGMQLGDGCASGTLYHTGSGDTRGILVLLGFMVGSLLGVFHLPFWQALPAWAPGSALTWFPSPYLGLALWLGLLGLLYLMVAGVERRRTGRVEPLLRKEATHPLFGPWSLVGGAAVLAVGSLLLLLLQGRPWGVTAAFALWGGKLAEGLGFPVVEWALFHNPAFAERLQESVLKDPTSVTNFGLFLGAFLGAALGGALRFRDLRRIPWTTHLGVFLGGVLMGYGARLAAGCNIGAYLGGTASFSLHGPLWGVFALLGTALGVRLRPACRLENERAPQGGLPST
- a CDS encoding DOMON domain-containing protein, which gives rise to MKKALVWLLVLALGAALAQAPKVDGKIAGGEYAKSFKHDKSGITLYWSVVGDTLYLALEGESKGWIGIGFLAEKTDKKKGADQYLFYMEGGKLVALDMYQTKRTGAPVADEREGGKNSILAVAATYEGGKWTVEFSRKLRTGEPTDVDIVPGRKTIVMLAYASKMDPKEEHKKTERWYLEDFVF